The DNA segment AAGTTCTTCAACTAGATGATCATCATCACCATTATCAATTGCCTCTATTACTTCATATGCCTCTTCAATTAAATATGGTTTTAAGGATTGGTGTGTTTGTTCTTTATCCCATGGACATCCACCTGGTCCACGCAAATCACTAATTACCTTTTTTAAGGTATGAAACTCTCGATACAACATTTCTTTTTCTTTCACTGGTGGAACATACACTGTTGTTAAATTCGTAATATTCATTCCATGGTCAAGCTCATACAATGGAACTGTTCGTAGTTGCTCTTGCGAAGTTCCTGCTGCAGTTACAACCACCACTTCATAGTCATCAGGCAATCGTTCCATTAAGGAAAGTTTCACATCCGAAGCAACTAGCTGATCATATACTTGACAAATGATCATATGCTGCGTTAGCTGCAATTCATCTGCAGAAAAAGAAGTTGCATCAACTATTTGAAATCCTTCAATTGGATCAATCTCAAGTGCAGTTAACATTGGGTCGATAAAACTATTTCCACCTTCAATGACAACTTGATATCCTTCTTTTCTTTTCTCTATTAATAACTGAACTGTTTTCTCAGCAACAAGCGGATGCCCGGGTACTGCATAATAAACATCTTCACTTTTAGCTTTAGATAATAAAAATTCGACAATTTCTTCGTAAACCTTTTCAAACTGATCATATTTTTCGTATATATCATCAAAAGAGGAAATCCTTATCCCTTCTGCTGTTAAATCTGTAATAATAGGATGATCCTTCGTTCTGACAAAAAGATGAGAACACTGTTTCATTTTCCTATACATTTCTAGCGACAGTTGTCCTATTTCTCCCGCTCCAAGCCCTAAAACAAATATTGTATGACTCATATTTCTTCCTCCTTTTCTTTTTTCCACAAGACAATCTCATCTTTTTGTATAATTTTCAATTGGTAAATTACTACAAGGTATATTGCCCCACCTATAAAAACTGCACTTAATGCAAATAGTGAACTGCTTGTACGCGTAACATCATCTACAAGTAATTGGAAGTAAGTGTACTCATAAAGCTTTATTACCAAGGACATCACAAGTCCAGCAATCATTGTTTTACTAAGTATTTGATACGGAATGAACTGATTCACTTTTAGCTTGTTAACTAACATGATAAGTGTGGCCATACAAATTACACTAACAGCAAGAATTGTTGAAATAGCTGCACCAAGTGTTCCAAAATTCGGAATGAGAAGTTGGTTAGCCCCTACCTTTATTATAAAACCAGCTAATACAAAAATTGCCGTATGGGCTACAAATCCTAATCCCTGTAAAATAGAGGCAGCTGTTAAACAGATAGATAACAGTAAAATACTTACGCTTAATACCGATAAAACTGTGCTCCCTGCCATATTTGTAAACAACATGTAGTTCGTATATTTCATAATTGAAATTAAACCTATTGTAGCCCCCATTCCAATTACGAAACTGATTTTTAGTGATAGCTTTGTCATAGTTACAATTTCATCCTGTTTCCCACGTTTTACTGCATTCGATATAGTAGGTACTAAGGTTAATGATAATGATGTTGCTAGAACAACACCCAGCTGTATTAATGGTTGGCCTCGGTCAAATATTCCTTTTGCAAATTTTGCATCTGTTTCATTGATTCCTGATTGAACGAGCACTGAATATAAGGTAAAAGAGTCAACAAGCTGAAGTAAGACTAACGTTAACCCTGTCGTACTAATTAATAAACTTGATAAAATCACTTCCCTAAAGGGAAATGCACGAACATTCTTTAAATGTAGTGCTTCCTTGTATAGGTCCCAGGATAATTGGTGCATGAGCTTTGAACGAAAATATAGCAACACAAAAAGTCCTGCCACCCCCCCAATGATTGAGCCTATCACAGCCCCTGTACCAACTACATAATAGTCATAACCTGCCCCAACAAATATAAAGGCTAATAATAGAATACTGCCTACACGAATAAACTGCTCTGTCATTTGGGATAAAGCTGTTGGAAGCATATAACCATAGCCTTGAAAGTATCCTCTAAATATCGAAATAAACGGCAATAACAAAAAACTAAAAGAAACCATTCTAATCGGTTCAACGAGTAAAGGATCTCCCATCCATTTTGCTAACGGTAACGCAAATACAAATAAAAGTAAAAAAGAAATAAAGCCAAATAAAAGTAAAGTTAAAAAGCTATATATTAAGGTAAAGTATTCTTGCTTTTCTGATTTATTATGTTCCGAAATAATCTTCGAAATAACAATTGGAAATCCGTTTAATGAAAGAGCTATGGCAATTCCGTAAAATGGGTATACTTGCTGATAAATATAAAATCCAATATCTCCCGCTATATTCTGATAAGGAACTCTATACACTGCACTAAGAATTTTCGTCACAATACCAGCTATCGTTAACAGCAGTGCACCTTGTATGAATGTATGCTTATTATTATGTAAACCTTGCATTAGGCAAATTCCCTTTCCAAGTAAGTTGCGAGAGTATTATATCACATTTATTTACTAGAAAAAGTAAATGGGACAGCCTCGGCTGCCCCATTTTTGTTATTATTGCTCCATTTGTCTAGCTAAGAAGCCAGCAGCTGTTTCAACTGCCTTTTGCTCTACTTCACCAAGTGTTCGCTCTTTTGATACAATGACAACTGCACCGATCGGATCTCCATTGGCGATAATTGGTGCTACCGTGTAAGATGTTACTGCCTCATCATTTCCTTCTACAATAGCCACTTGCTTTTCTGTTGTTTCCAGTATAGAGCTGCGATCTTCCATTACCTTCTCAATCTGGTCACTTATATTTTTATTTAAGTATTCTTTTTTGGACCCTCCTGCAACCGCTATAAATGCATCACGATCGCAAATTAAAATAGTATGTCCTAGACTATCATATAGTGCCTCTGCATATTCTTTAGCAAAATCGCTTAACTCACTAATCGGTGAGTATTTCTTTAAAATTACTTCTCCATCACGGTCAACGAAGATTTCTAGTGGATCTCCTTCACGAATTCGAAGAGTCCTTCTTATTTCTTTAGGAATGACCACACGCCCTAAATCATCAATTCGACGAACTATACCAGTTGCTTTCATTCTAAAGATGCCTCACTTTCATTTGATGATTAAAATAGTGGTGATTAAGTAATTGTATTACCATTTTTGTTTAAATCACCTTCTGTTGAGATTAGTATCCTTCACTCGGAAAGTTCTATACACTGACAACTAGAAAAAATCATCAACTGGAATAAGTTACTATTTTTATTCAGAATTTAGTTTACGCTTTGAGTAATTCTTCTTTAATAAGAAGAGGTACTTCGTTCAATAATGTTTTCGCTGAGGTAATCCATTGTTCAACCGTTAGACCCTTTGTATTAATCGTTATTTTAATTTTATTATTTTCTAAGCCTAAATTAATATATGAGCCTATCTGACTGGCTACCATGAACAGTTTTCCACCATCAATCATGTTGCTAAATTCCTCTGTCATAAATAAGATGACATCGTTTTTCGTTTGCTTTATAGTCTCTATATTTGCCTTAAGTGCATGTAACTTCAGATCTGTTACCTTAACGAGATAATCAACCTCTAACGGATAATCTCCGAAACGGTCCATTAACTCTTCTTGAAGCTCTAATAACTCTTCATTCGTACTAATTCCCTTGAAACGTTTGTAAATCTCAATCTTTTGTCTTCCGTCCTTGATATAAGCTTCGGGGATGTATGCATCTAAATCAACATCAATTTCAACAGCTCTTTGCTTCTCTTTTTCTTCAGGCAATCCTCTTCTTTGATCTATTGCTTCTTTTAACATTTGAGAATATAGATCAAATCCTACTGAATCAATAAAACCATGTTGCTGTGCCCCTAATAAGTTCCCTGCACCACGAATGGACAGATCACGCATTGCAATTTTAAATCCAGATCCTAGTTCAGTGAATTCTTTAATCGCTTGTAGCCTTTTTTCAGCAACTTCTGTTAACACTTTATCCCGCTGATAGGTAAAATACGCATATGCAATTCGGTTCGAACGTCCAACGCGACCTCTAAGTTGATATAGCTGGGATAGTCCCATCTTATCTGCATCATGAACAATTAATGTATTCACGTTCGGAATATCTACACCCGTTTCAATAATCGTCGTACTAACTAACACATCTGCCTCGCCTTGCAGAAACGTTAACATGACAGACTCTAGTTCATTTTCATTCATCTTTCCATGTGCATAGATTACTTTTGCATCTGGAACAAGCATTGATATTTCATCTACTTTTCGCTCAATATCTTCTACGCGATTATATAAGAAATACACTTGTCCTCCTCTTGCCATTTCCCGTTCTATTGCCTCTCGTACAAATGCACCGTTATATTCCATTACGTATGTTTGTACTGGAAAACGGTTTTCCGGAGGAGTTTCAATAACTGATAAATCACGAACACCAAGCATCGACATATGTAATGTCCTTGGTATTGGAGTAGCTGTTAACGTTAGTACGTCAATATTGGCCTTTAATTGTTTGATTTTTTCTTTGTGTGTCACACCAAATCGTTGTTCTTCATCAATAATTAATAGACCTAAATCTTTGTACTCAATATCCTTAGACAATAATCGATGTGTCCCGACCACAATATCAACTGAGCCCTGCTTAATCCCTTTTATCGTCTCAGTTTGTTGTTTTCTACTTCTAAAACGACTCAAAAGCCCGATATTAATCGGATAATCTTGAAAACGCTCCTTGATTGTCTCAAAATGTTGTTGTGCCAATATGGTTGTAGGTACTAAAAAGGCAACTTGCTTTCCATCTGTAATGGCTTTAAACGCAGCTCTAATGGCTACTTCTGTTTTCCCATATCCAACGTCTCCGCATAACAAACGATCCATTGGCCGCTCTCGTTCCATATCTTGCTTAATCTCTTCAATTGAACGAAGCTGATCCTCTGTTTCTCTATATGGAAACGATGTTTCAAATTCACGTTGGAGATCATTATCATTTGAGAAGGCGTATCCTTTGCTAGCTTCTCTTTCTGCATATAATTTAATTAAATCATCTGCAATATCCTGTACCGATGATTCAACCTTCTTTTTCACCTTTTTCCAATCTGTACCGCCCAGTTTGTATACTTTCGGTTCTTTCCCCTCAGACGCAACATACTTTTGTACTTGATCAATTTGATCAATTGGAACGTAAAGCTTATCATTTCCTTGATATTTAAGGTGAATATAATCTTTGTGAATACCGTTGATCTCTAACGTTTCTATGCCAAGATATTTTCCGATACCGTGATTAACATGTACAACATAATCCCCAACTTTTAATTCTGAATAGTTTTTAATACGCTCTGCATTTGATAACTTTTGCTTTTTTTGAGAACGTTTTGGAGCTTGCTTCTTAAATAACTCTTCTTCAGTGATAATTGCAATTTTTTGCATTGGGAATTCAAATCCATCATGCAGCGAACCTGGTATAATCTGCACTCTTCCATTCACTAATGGATCATCTTTCCCTATTGTCACTGCATCGATTTCATAGTCTGCTAGTACACGGTCTAGCTTTTTTACCCGATCAGGAGTTGCCCCTAAAAAAACAATTGCATATTGCT comes from the Bacillus sp. BGMRC 2118 genome and includes:
- the mfd gene encoding transcription-repair coupling factor; this translates as MLGLQQIFKENVDAQTIITGINGTLKEQLVAGLSGSARTVLMSSLYSELKRPQLIVTHNLYQAQKLYDDLIELLPEDEVFLYPVNELIASEIGIASPELKSQRIELLNYWSSQEKGVMIAPVAGLRRLLPSKEKWKKAQQTIQVGEDISIEELAEQLVKFGYERGSMVSTPGEFSIRGGIIDIYPLTEENPVRIELFDTEVDSIRTFEIETQRSKDKLEIFTFGPATEILLDQIELMKGAEKLEVGLAASLKKMKDEKAKKLLAQNISFELDTIKNGQIPQQMFKYLSLFYDNPASLLDYLPDNGIILVDEVSRVQEMSETLDKEEMDWHTSLLAEGLVIHELEYSHSFFPLMHRANRSIVYMSLFLRHVPHTNPQNIINMSCKAMQSFHGQINVLKSELERWKKQQYAIVFLGATPDRVKKLDRVLADYEIDAVTIGKDDPLVNGRVQIIPGSLHDGFEFPMQKIAIITEEELFKKQAPKRSQKKQKLSNAERIKNYSELKVGDYVVHVNHGIGKYLGIETLEINGIHKDYIHLKYQGNDKLYVPIDQIDQVQKYVASEGKEPKVYKLGGTDWKKVKKKVESSVQDIADDLIKLYAEREASKGYAFSNDNDLQREFETSFPYRETEDQLRSIEEIKQDMERERPMDRLLCGDVGYGKTEVAIRAAFKAITDGKQVAFLVPTTILAQQHFETIKERFQDYPINIGLLSRFRSRKQQTETIKGIKQGSVDIVVGTHRLLSKDIEYKDLGLLIIDEEQRFGVTHKEKIKQLKANIDVLTLTATPIPRTLHMSMLGVRDLSVIETPPENRFPVQTYVMEYNGAFVREAIEREMARGGQVYFLYNRVEDIERKVDEISMLVPDAKVIYAHGKMNENELESVMLTFLQGEADVLVSTTIIETGVDIPNVNTLIVHDADKMGLSQLYQLRGRVGRSNRIAYAYFTYQRDKVLTEVAEKRLQAIKEFTELGSGFKIAMRDLSIRGAGNLLGAQQHGFIDSVGFDLYSQMLKEAIDQRRGLPEEKEKQRAVEIDVDLDAYIPEAYIKDGRQKIEIYKRFKGISTNEELLELQEELMDRFGDYPLEVDYLVKVTDLKLHALKANIETIKQTKNDVILFMTEEFSNMIDGGKLFMVASQIGSYINLGLENNKIKITINTKGLTVEQWITSAKTLLNEVPLLIKEELLKA
- a CDS encoding polysaccharide biosynthesis protein, with the translated sequence MQGLHNNKHTFIQGALLLTIAGIVTKILSAVYRVPYQNIAGDIGFYIYQQVYPFYGIAIALSLNGFPIVISKIISEHNKSEKQEYFTLIYSFLTLLLFGFISFLLLFVFALPLAKWMGDPLLVEPIRMVSFSFLLLPFISIFRGYFQGYGYMLPTALSQMTEQFIRVGSILLLAFIFVGAGYDYYVVGTGAVIGSIIGGVAGLFVLLYFRSKLMHQLSWDLYKEALHLKNVRAFPFREVILSSLLISTTGLTLVLLQLVDSFTLYSVLVQSGINETDAKFAKGIFDRGQPLIQLGVVLATSLSLTLVPTISNAVKRGKQDEIVTMTKLSLKISFVIGMGATIGLISIMKYTNYMLFTNMAGSTVLSVLSVSILLLSICLTAASILQGLGFVAHTAIFVLAGFIIKVGANQLLIPNFGTLGAAISTILAVSVICMATLIMLVNKLKVNQFIPYQILSKTMIAGLVMSLVIKLYEYTYFQLLVDDVTRTSSSLFALSAVFIGGAIYLVVIYQLKIIQKDEIVLWKKEKEEEI
- the spoVT gene encoding stage V sporulation protein T — translated: MKATGIVRRIDDLGRVVIPKEIRRTLRIREGDPLEIFVDRDGEVILKKYSPISELSDFAKEYAEALYDSLGHTILICDRDAFIAVAGGSKKEYLNKNISDQIEKVMEDRSSILETTEKQVAIVEGNDEAVTSYTVAPIIANGDPIGAVVIVSKERTLGEVEQKAVETAAGFLARQMEQ
- the mazG gene encoding nucleoside triphosphate pyrophosphohydrolase, translating into MSHTIFVLGLGAGEIGQLSLEMYRKMKQCSHLFVRTKDHPIITDLTAEGIRISSFDDIYEKYDQFEKVYEEIVEFLLSKAKSEDVYYAVPGHPLVAEKTVQLLIEKRKEGYQVVIEGGNSFIDPMLTALEIDPIEGFQIVDATSFSADELQLTQHMIICQVYDQLVASDVKLSLMERLPDDYEVVVVTAAGTSQEQLRTVPLYELDHGMNITNLTTVYVPPVKEKEMLYREFHTLKKVISDLRGPGGCPWDKEQTHQSLKPYLIEEAYEVIEAIDNGDDDHLVEELGDVLLQVLLHAQIGADEGWFEIEDVIERVTEKMIRRHPHVFGDVNATTSSDVSELWGEIKKQEKDQGSSQSIYSDLAKSFPGLLMAYKVQKRAAKVGFDWDHPEPMWEKVEEEIAEFKNDITNHAPVEQAAKEFGDILFALVNVGRFYGIDPEVAITETNQKFIRRFQYMEKRIIENELDMSKLSLNELDRYWEEAKKYE